From a region of the Vicinamibacterales bacterium genome:
- the pfp gene encoding diphosphate--fructose-6-phosphate 1-phosphotransferase: MTEQHQRLAILVGGGPAPGINSVIAAATIRARLQGVDVVGIRDGFEWLMQGDVDHVTPLTIDAVSRIHFRGGSTLGIARANPTKDTRLLDLTVNSLLRLNVTGLITIGGDDTAFSAMRLEKHAAGALRVVHVPKTIDNDLDLPAHIDTFGYQTARHYGVDVLKNLMVDAKTTSRWYFVVAMGRKAGHLALGIGKSAGATVTLIGEEFKAPTPLATVVDTLTGAIIKRLSYGRRDGVAVIAEGVVLSLRPEDLAELKDVERDAHGHIRLDEVSLGDILKAEVSKRLREHEIKTTISAKNIGYELRCADPIPFDMEYTRDLGYSAASYLLSGGSSAMVSIQGGQFVPIPFDSMLDPETGRTRVRSVVVSSARYAIARRYMIRLQREDFEDSHDLAKLAAIAHCTPEAFRERYAYLTADEPRVPADPAALATAPN; this comes from the coding sequence ATGACAGAACAGCATCAGCGTCTTGCCATCCTCGTCGGCGGCGGCCCCGCCCCCGGCATCAACAGCGTGATCGCCGCCGCCACCATTCGCGCGCGCCTGCAGGGCGTCGACGTGGTCGGCATTCGCGACGGCTTCGAGTGGCTCATGCAGGGAGACGTCGACCACGTCACCCCGCTGACCATCGACGCGGTCAGCCGCATCCACTTCCGCGGCGGCTCGACGCTGGGTATCGCGCGCGCCAATCCGACCAAGGACACGCGCCTGCTCGACCTGACGGTGAACTCGCTGCTGCGCCTCAATGTGACGGGGCTGATCACGATCGGCGGCGACGACACGGCGTTCTCGGCGATGCGCCTCGAGAAGCACGCCGCCGGCGCCCTGCGCGTCGTGCACGTGCCGAAGACGATCGACAACGACCTCGATCTGCCGGCTCACATCGACACCTTCGGCTACCAGACAGCGCGCCACTACGGCGTCGACGTCCTCAAGAACCTGATGGTCGACGCCAAGACGACGTCGCGCTGGTATTTCGTGGTGGCGATGGGACGCAAGGCCGGGCACCTGGCGCTCGGGATCGGCAAGTCGGCCGGCGCCACCGTCACGCTCATCGGCGAAGAGTTCAAGGCGCCGACCCCGCTCGCCACCGTGGTGGACACGCTGACCGGGGCGATCATCAAGCGCCTCAGCTACGGGCGACGCGACGGCGTCGCGGTCATCGCCGAGGGCGTCGTTCTCAGCCTGCGGCCCGAAGATCTCGCCGAGCTGAAGGACGTCGAGCGCGACGCGCACGGCCACATCCGGCTCGACGAGGTCAGCCTCGGCGACATCCTGAAAGCGGAAGTGAGCAAGCGGCTGCGCGAGCACGAGATCAAGACGACGATCTCGGCCAAGAACATCGGCTACGAACTGCGCTGCGCCGATCCGATTCCGTTCGACATGGAATACACGCGCGACCTGGGCTACTCGGCCGCGAGCTATCTGCTCTCGGGCGGCAGCTCGGCGATGGTGTCGATCCAGGGCGGCCAGTTCGTGCCCATCCCGTTCGACTCGATGCTCGACCCGGAAACAGGACGAACGCGCGTGCGTTCGGTGGTCGTCAGCTCGGCGCGCTACGCAATCGCGCGCCGCTACATGATCCGGCTGCAGCGCGAGGACTTCGAGGATAGCCACGATCTGGCGAAGCTGGCGGCCATCGCGCACTGCACCCCCGAGGCGTTTCGCGAACGCTACGCCTACCTGACCGCCGACGAGCCACGTGTGCCGGCCGATCCGGCCGCGCTCGCGACGGCA
- a CDS encoding long-chain fatty acid--CoA ligase, with amino-acid sequence MEDAGQEPRADLQTLADLPFHVLGRYPKPLLVGQVRDAVVAGQSTRDWFDRVRDVALGLASLGVGRGDRVAIVSESRPEWLVADLAILTLGAVTVPIYPTLTAQQACYIAKDAGARLAFVSMAEQLEKLKAVRHELPSLETMATFAGAPHASSSVLSLDEVAERGHARIMAGWGIAREFRDQAKTVRAADLATIIYTSGTTGDPKGAMLSHANLVSNLAAAHAAVPVDEQDVSLSYLPLSHAFERLVSYIYLAYGVTIVFAESMDTIGRDMTIVRPTVMTGVPRVYEKFQARILEKGQALPQPRRTLFHWGVNVAVANGRALAQGRAASPVLALETKIADRLVFSKIRDGVGGRLRVLASGSAPLPLNVAEFFAGVGLPITEGYGLTETSAIVSANPLDAPRLGTVGKAVQGVDVRIGGDGEILVRGPNVMQGYYNRSDETAAAVRDGWFSTGDIGTLDADGYLTITDRKKDLLVTSGGKKVAPQPIEATLQRSPLVGEAVVLGDRRRFISALIVPAFAALERRLKELGRPSGDHDALVHRDDVVALYGEIIAGVNRDLAQFETIKKFRLLPREFTIADGELTPTMKVKRKSVEQNWSAEIDAMYRE; translated from the coding sequence ATGGAGGACGCCGGTCAGGAGCCTCGGGCCGATCTGCAGACGCTCGCCGATCTGCCGTTCCACGTGCTCGGGCGTTACCCCAAGCCGCTGCTCGTCGGTCAGGTGCGTGACGCCGTCGTCGCCGGACAGTCGACGCGCGACTGGTTCGATCGCGTCCGCGACGTCGCGCTCGGACTCGCGTCGCTTGGCGTCGGGCGGGGCGATCGCGTCGCGATCGTGTCGGAGAGCCGCCCCGAATGGCTGGTGGCCGACCTGGCGATCCTCACGCTTGGCGCGGTGACCGTGCCGATCTATCCGACCCTCACCGCTCAGCAGGCCTGCTACATCGCCAAGGACGCGGGGGCGAGGCTGGCGTTCGTGTCGATGGCCGAGCAGCTCGAGAAGCTGAAGGCGGTACGGCACGAGCTGCCGTCGCTCGAGACGATGGCGACGTTCGCCGGCGCGCCGCATGCTTCGTCGTCGGTCCTGTCGCTCGATGAGGTGGCCGAACGCGGGCATGCGCGGATCATGGCGGGCTGGGGCATTGCGCGCGAGTTCCGCGATCAGGCGAAGACCGTCCGCGCCGCCGACCTCGCGACCATCATCTACACGTCGGGCACGACCGGCGACCCGAAGGGGGCGATGCTGTCGCATGCCAATCTCGTCTCGAACCTCGCGGCCGCACATGCGGCCGTGCCCGTTGACGAGCAGGACGTCTCGCTGAGCTACCTGCCGCTCAGCCACGCGTTCGAGCGCCTCGTCTCGTACATCTACCTCGCCTATGGCGTGACGATCGTGTTTGCGGAGTCGATGGACACGATCGGGCGCGATATGACGATCGTACGGCCGACGGTCATGACCGGCGTGCCGCGAGTCTACGAGAAGTTCCAGGCGCGGATTCTGGAGAAAGGGCAGGCGCTGCCGCAGCCGCGGCGCACGCTCTTCCACTGGGGCGTGAACGTCGCGGTCGCGAACGGCCGGGCCCTGGCGCAGGGGCGCGCGGCCTCGCCGGTGCTCGCGCTGGAGACCAAGATTGCCGATCGGCTCGTCTTCTCGAAGATCCGTGACGGCGTCGGCGGCCGCCTGCGGGTGCTCGCGTCTGGCAGCGCACCGCTGCCGCTGAATGTCGCCGAGTTCTTCGCGGGCGTTGGCCTGCCGATCACGGAAGGCTACGGCCTGACCGAGACGTCGGCGATCGTGTCGGCCAATCCGCTCGACGCGCCGCGGCTCGGCACGGTGGGGAAGGCCGTGCAGGGCGTCGACGTGCGCATCGGCGGCGACGGCGAGATCCTCGTCCGCGGTCCCAACGTGATGCAGGGCTACTACAACCGGTCGGACGAAACCGCTGCGGCCGTTCGCGACGGCTGGTTCTCCACGGGCGACATCGGCACACTCGACGCCGACGGCTACCTGACGATCACCGATCGCAAGAAGGATCTGCTTGTGACGTCCGGTGGCAAGAAGGTCGCGCCGCAGCCCATCGAGGCGACGCTCCAGCGCAGCCCGCTCGTCGGTGAAGCCGTCGTGCTCGGCGATCGCCGCCGCTTCATCTCGGCGCTCATCGTCCCCGCATTCGCGGCGCTCGAGCGGCGGCTGAAGGAGCTTGGCCGTCCATCAGGGGATCACGACGCGCTGGTGCATCGCGACGACGTCGTCGCGCTCTACGGGGAAATCATCGCCGGCGTCAACCGCGATCTGGCGCAGTTCGAGACGATCAAGAAGTTCAGGCTGCTGCCGCGCGAGTTCACGATCGCCGACGGTGAGCTGACGCCGACGATGAAGGTGAAGCGGAAGAGCGTGGAGCAGAACTGGTCGGCGGAGATCGACGCGATGTATCGCGAGTAG
- a CDS encoding D-2-hydroxyacid dehydrogenase: protein MQILVAIYSPFAAWCIPDAQVAALRDEFPGHTLVHVRDDTEALAHIAGTDVVFGARLRPEQIAAAPGLRWVHSPAAGVGNMLFPAMVESAIQLTNSRGIASVPIAEQVIAVTLALLRDLPLAWRRQQEHVWAQEEYHAASPPRLLRDCRVLIVGVGSIGSAVASLVSGFGAEVVGIRRQAGRPVPCVGVLRPPQALDDELPRADVIVIAAPQTAETQHLLGERELGLMRDGAVLVNVSRGKLVDEAALARELRRGRIRAALDVFEHEPLASDSPLWDSPHALLTPHVSGHFAGYWPAATAMFAENLRRFAEGQPLLNPVDKRAGY, encoded by the coding sequence GTGCAGATACTCGTCGCCATCTACAGTCCGTTTGCCGCGTGGTGCATCCCTGACGCGCAGGTGGCGGCGCTGCGGGACGAGTTTCCCGGGCACACGCTCGTACACGTACGAGATGACACCGAGGCGCTGGCGCACATCGCCGGCACGGACGTCGTGTTCGGCGCCCGGCTGCGTCCGGAACAGATCGCCGCGGCGCCCGGTCTGCGCTGGGTGCACAGCCCGGCCGCCGGGGTCGGCAACATGCTGTTTCCGGCGATGGTCGAGTCGGCGATCCAGTTGACGAATTCGCGCGGCATCGCCTCGGTCCCGATTGCCGAGCAGGTGATCGCGGTGACGTTGGCGCTCCTGCGCGATCTGCCGCTCGCCTGGCGACGGCAGCAGGAGCACGTATGGGCGCAGGAGGAATATCACGCGGCGTCGCCGCCGCGGCTGCTGCGTGACTGCCGCGTACTGATCGTCGGGGTGGGGTCGATTGGCAGCGCGGTGGCGTCGCTCGTCTCCGGCTTTGGCGCGGAGGTCGTCGGCATCCGCCGCCAGGCCGGACGGCCGGTCCCATGCGTGGGCGTGCTCCGCCCGCCGCAGGCCTTGGACGATGAGCTGCCGCGCGCCGACGTGATCGTGATCGCCGCCCCGCAGACCGCCGAGACACAGCACCTGCTCGGCGAGCGCGAGCTGGGCCTGATGCGCGACGGTGCGGTGCTGGTCAACGTCAGCCGAGGCAAGCTGGTCGACGAAGCGGCGCTCGCGCGGGAGCTGAGGCGCGGACGCATCCGCGCGGCTCTCGACGTCTTCGAGCATGAGCCGCTGGCGTCCGACAGTCCGCTCTGGGACAGCCCGCACGCCCTGCTCACCCCTCACGTGTCAGGTCACTTCGCCGGGTACTGGCCGGCGGCGACGGCGATGTTCGCCGAGAACCTCCGTCGGTTCGCCGAGGGACAGCCGTTGCTGAACCCGGTCGACAAGCGCGCGGGGTATTGA
- the moaC gene encoding cyclic pyranopterin monophosphate synthase MoaC, with amino-acid sequence MSDQRRKPAGGSRRLSHVDAAGRIRMVDVGHKAATPREAVARGHIHMSAEALRQVRTGTNKKGDPLQTARLAGIMAAKQTAALIPLCHPIALTHADVQLIPVRDGYTIEATARTVGPTGVEMEALTAVAVAALTIYDMVKAVDREMVIGDVRLITKTK; translated from the coding sequence GTGAGTGATCAACGCCGAAAACCGGCAGGCGGCAGCCGGCGGCTGTCCCATGTCGACGCGGCGGGGCGGATCCGCATGGTGGACGTCGGCCACAAGGCGGCGACGCCGCGCGAAGCCGTCGCGCGCGGGCACATCCACATGTCGGCCGAAGCGCTCCGGCAGGTCCGGACCGGCACGAATAAGAAGGGGGACCCGCTGCAGACAGCGCGCCTCGCCGGGATCATGGCCGCCAAGCAGACCGCGGCGCTGATTCCGCTCTGCCACCCGATCGCGCTGACCCATGCCGACGTACAGCTGATCCCCGTGCGCGACGGCTACACGATCGAAGCGACCGCTCGTACGGTGGGGCCGACCGGCGTCGAGATGGAAGCGCTGACCGCGGTGGCGGTGGCGGCGCTGACGATCTACGACATGGTGAAGGCGGTCGACCGGGAGATGGTGATCGGCGACGTCCGCCTGATCACGAAAACCAAGTAG
- a CDS encoding redox-sensing transcriptional repressor Rex, which translates to MTRENKLEEETRQKGVAEPVSELTTNRLSVYLRCLSALDAAGVRTISSQSLAEQFHLNAAQIRKDLAYFGEFGVRGIGYYVKELRRHLRQILGLDRGVRVGIVGAGNLGLALADYPGFLDDGFEIVALFDTAKEKIARRSRGGVVIHDIRDLKKVVRRENIGIAVIAVPAPAAPGAVHAVVAAGIKAILNFSPGAYRVPRGVKLKNMDLTVSLESLSFFLVQGDNGE; encoded by the coding sequence GTGACGCGCGAGAACAAGCTCGAGGAGGAAACGCGCCAGAAAGGGGTGGCGGAACCGGTTTCCGAGTTGACGACGAATCGCCTGTCGGTTTATCTCCGCTGCCTGAGCGCGCTCGACGCGGCAGGCGTGCGGACGATCTCGTCGCAATCCCTCGCCGAGCAGTTCCATCTCAATGCCGCACAAATCCGCAAGGATCTGGCCTACTTCGGCGAGTTCGGCGTGCGCGGCATCGGTTACTACGTCAAGGAACTGCGGCGCCATCTGCGCCAGATCCTCGGCCTCGACCGCGGCGTCCGCGTCGGCATCGTCGGCGCGGGTAATCTCGGCCTGGCGCTGGCCGACTATCCGGGGTTCCTCGACGACGGGTTCGAGATCGTGGCCCTGTTCGACACGGCGAAAGAGAAGATCGCGCGCCGCTCGCGCGGCGGCGTCGTGATCCACGACATCCGGGACTTGAAGAAGGTGGTGCGCCGCGAGAACATCGGCATCGCTGTGATCGCCGTGCCTGCCCCGGCAGCACCGGGGGCCGTGCACGCCGTCGTGGCGGCCGGGATCAAGGCGATCCTCAACTTCTCGCCCGGCGCCTATCGCGTGCCGCGCGGCGTGAAGCTGAAGAACATGGACCTGACCGTTTCGCTCGAGAGCCTGTCGTTCTTCCTCGTGCAAGGAGACAACGGTGAGTGA
- a CDS encoding oligopeptide transporter, OPT family — MAQTTPQPDRPPFQPFVPAHQSPAEFTVKAVVLGVFFGLIFGASTVYLGLRAGLTVSASIPIAVLAISVLKKIGGSTILENNIVQTIGSAGESIAGGVVFTIPALIFLTPNGPGFFSYFQILMLAFAGGILGVLMMVPLRRALIVKEHGVLPYPEGAACADVLIAGERGGALARTVFSGLGIGALWKSLSWIFQIFTTAVGYSMARTSFFPNATLNVDISPEYMGVGYVIGPRIAGVMFAGGVLSWLVLLPLLTILGNYMTVPFPPVPASGKMISEMSAQQLWSAYIRYTGAGAVLASGLITLARTIPTIISSFRDSVKDFGGGKAAAVKTRTERDLPMTVVLVGSLALAVFLALAPKMPTQGNFLAAILVVIFGFFFVTVSSRITGLIGSSSNPISGMTIATLILTCTIFVALGWTGDYYAPVALCVGAVICIAAAQAGGTSQDLKTGYIVGATPLYQQIGLLIGVVTSALVIGLTTLYLHNVMTIGSQALPAPQATLMATIIKGLLSRNLPWGLVLVGVFISITLELCGIHSLSFAVGSYLPIATTAPIFAGGIVRWFVERRTGHAEESEVGSGTLFSSGLIAGGSLAGILYAILFGRHIISAADDGGTLGLIPSVHNGTMGIVAGAVLFAALAGVLARAAQKKMG, encoded by the coding sequence ATGGCCCAGACGACGCCTCAACCAGATCGCCCCCCGTTTCAGCCGTTCGTCCCCGCTCACCAGTCACCCGCCGAGTTCACTGTCAAGGCGGTCGTCCTGGGCGTCTTCTTCGGCCTGATCTTCGGGGCCTCGACGGTATACCTGGGCCTGCGTGCCGGACTGACGGTCAGCGCCTCGATTCCGATCGCGGTCCTGGCGATTTCGGTGCTGAAGAAGATCGGCGGCTCGACGATTCTCGAGAACAACATTGTCCAGACGATCGGCTCGGCTGGTGAATCAATCGCCGGCGGCGTCGTGTTCACGATTCCGGCGCTGATCTTCCTGACTCCCAACGGCCCCGGCTTTTTCAGTTATTTCCAGATCCTGATGCTCGCCTTCGCTGGCGGCATTCTCGGCGTGCTGATGATGGTGCCGCTGCGGCGGGCGCTGATCGTGAAAGAGCACGGCGTCCTCCCCTATCCGGAAGGGGCGGCATGTGCCGACGTCCTGATCGCCGGCGAGCGCGGCGGCGCCCTGGCCAGGACGGTGTTCAGCGGACTGGGCATCGGCGCGCTGTGGAAATCGCTGTCCTGGATCTTTCAGATCTTCACGACGGCGGTCGGTTACTCGATGGCACGGACCAGCTTTTTCCCCAACGCGACGCTCAACGTCGACATCTCTCCCGAGTACATGGGCGTCGGCTACGTGATCGGGCCGCGGATCGCCGGCGTGATGTTCGCGGGTGGCGTGCTCTCGTGGCTGGTGCTGCTGCCGCTGCTGACGATTCTCGGCAACTACATGACGGTGCCGTTCCCGCCCGTGCCGGCGAGCGGCAAGATGATCAGCGAGATGTCGGCGCAGCAGTTGTGGAGCGCCTACATCCGTTACACCGGCGCCGGCGCGGTGCTCGCCTCCGGACTGATCACGCTCGCCCGCACCATCCCGACGATCATCTCGTCATTCCGCGACAGCGTGAAGGACTTCGGCGGCGGCAAAGCGGCGGCCGTCAAGACGCGGACCGAACGCGACCTCCCGATGACCGTCGTCCTGGTCGGCTCGCTGGCGCTGGCGGTCTTCCTCGCCCTCGCGCCGAAGATGCCGACGCAGGGCAACTTCCTCGCCGCGATCCTGGTCGTCATCTTCGGCTTCTTCTTCGTGACGGTGTCGTCGCGCATCACCGGCCTGATCGGCTCGTCGTCGAACCCGATTTCGGGCATGACGATCGCTACGCTGATCCTGACCTGCACGATCTTCGTGGCGCTCGGCTGGACGGGCGACTACTACGCGCCGGTCGCGCTCTGCGTCGGCGCGGTCATCTGCATCGCCGCCGCGCAGGCCGGCGGCACCTCACAGGATCTCAAGACCGGCTACATCGTGGGCGCGACGCCCCTCTATCAGCAGATCGGGCTGCTCATCGGCGTCGTCACCTCGGCGCTGGTAATCGGACTGACGACGCTCTATCTGCACAACGTGATGACGATCGGATCGCAGGCCCTGCCGGCGCCGCAGGCGACGCTGATGGCGACGATCATCAAGGGCCTGCTGAGCCGCAACCTCCCCTGGGGCCTGGTGCTGGTCGGCGTGTTCATCTCGATCACGCTCGAGCTGTGCGGCATCCACTCGCTGTCCTTTGCCGTCGGCTCCTATCTGCCGATCGCCACGACCGCGCCGATCTTCGCCGGCGGCATCGTCCGCTGGTTCGTCGAGCGGAGGACCGGCCACGCGGAGGAGTCGGAGGTCGGATCGGGCACGCTCTTCAGCTCGGGCCTGATTGCCGGCGGTTCGCTCGCCGGGATCCTCTACGCGATCCTGTTCGGCCGCCATATCATCAGTGCCGCCGACGACGGCGGGACGCTCGGCTTGATTCCGTCGGTGCACAACGGCACGATGGGGATCGTGGCCGGGGCGGTCCTCTTCGCCGCGCTCGCCGGAGTGCTGGCGCGCGCCGCGCAGAAGAAGATGGGATGA
- a CDS encoding Ig-like domain-containing protein, which translates to MRALYPPLSAQPAATRFATTAEELVASPVFFHGKSVVVRRDVEPAGELWRLANTAKPVYVFWRGSPELKGNGEVRGEFWDLGRLERTDTRVANLNLQPVLDAAAHGSWPARDQVFIISGASGVDSPLPAEPTLRALALAPEPYIGKGVTITGRFRGANLFADLPSGAGTKGRWDFVLQSADAAIWVTGVRPRGKGFDLDVNARMDAGRWLQVAGTLRREGPLPFVDATSVADAKAPNETNVEIVLPPPPPEQPPTVVFSAPTPDETDAERALPIRIQFSRDMNPKSFVNHVRVSYVGPAPAGAPALPAATIRYVDGTHALEIKLAAPLDRFRAVKVELLEGILSNIDNQPLAPWSMTFTTGG; encoded by the coding sequence GTGCGCGCCCTCTATCCCCCCCTCTCGGCGCAACCCGCGGCAACGCGCTTCGCGACCACCGCCGAGGAACTCGTCGCCAGCCCCGTCTTCTTCCACGGCAAGTCGGTCGTCGTCCGACGCGACGTCGAACCCGCCGGCGAGCTGTGGCGCCTGGCCAATACCGCCAAGCCGGTGTACGTCTTCTGGCGCGGATCGCCTGAGCTGAAGGGCAACGGCGAGGTACGAGGCGAGTTCTGGGACCTCGGCCGCCTCGAGCGCACTGACACGCGCGTGGCCAACCTGAATCTGCAGCCGGTCCTCGACGCCGCGGCGCACGGCAGCTGGCCGGCGCGGGATCAGGTGTTCATCATCAGCGGCGCGAGCGGCGTCGACTCGCCGCTGCCGGCCGAACCGACACTGCGCGCGCTGGCGCTCGCGCCCGAGCCCTACATCGGCAAGGGAGTGACGATCACCGGCCGCTTCCGGGGCGCCAACTTGTTCGCCGACCTACCGAGCGGCGCCGGCACCAAGGGCCGCTGGGATTTCGTCCTGCAGTCGGCCGATGCCGCCATCTGGGTCACTGGCGTACGCCCGCGCGGCAAGGGTTTCGACCTCGACGTGAATGCGCGGATGGACGCCGGACGCTGGCTGCAGGTGGCCGGGACGCTCCGGCGCGAGGGTCCGCTGCCGTTCGTCGACGCGACCTCGGTCGCCGACGCCAAGGCGCCCAACGAGACCAACGTCGAGATCGTGCTGCCGCCGCCCCCGCCCGAGCAGCCGCCGACGGTCGTCTTCAGCGCGCCGACCCCGGACGAGACCGACGCCGAACGGGCGCTGCCGATCCGCATTCAGTTCTCACGCGACATGAATCCGAAGTCGTTCGTCAACCACGTGCGCGTGTCGTACGTCGGCCCGGCGCCAGCCGGCGCGCCGGCGCTCCCGGCGGCGACCATCCGTTACGTCGACGGCACGCACGCGCTCGAGATCAAGCTCGCCGCGCCGCTCGACCGCTTCCGGGCGGTCAAGGTCGAGCTGCTCGAGGGCATCCTCAGCAACATCGACAATCAGCCGCTCGCGCCCTGGTCGATGACCTTCACGACCGGCGGCTAA
- a CDS encoding DUF4126 domain-containing protein: protein MTLLAELGRTLGFSFAAGINLYATVAILGLAGRFGWVALPPQYQVFDNNWIIGGAIALYVVEFFADKVPWLDSVWDAIHTVVRPLGGAFIAVTTLGHASPFAETMIALLGGTLAAGSHAGKAGTRLIANASPEPFSNWILSLAEDAFVVALGFLALKYPLAAGFVVLVSVVVLIVLARWIVRAVRQRFRRRDGGAPGGHTPESQESGVNS from the coding sequence ATGACGCTGCTCGCGGAGCTCGGACGCACGCTCGGCTTCTCGTTCGCGGCCGGTATCAATCTCTATGCGACGGTCGCGATTCTCGGGCTGGCCGGCCGCTTCGGCTGGGTGGCGCTGCCGCCGCAATACCAGGTATTCGACAACAACTGGATCATCGGCGGCGCGATCGCGCTCTACGTCGTGGAGTTCTTCGCCGACAAGGTGCCGTGGCTCGATTCCGTCTGGGACGCCATCCACACGGTGGTGCGGCCGCTCGGCGGAGCGTTCATCGCCGTGACCACTCTCGGCCACGCCTCGCCGTTCGCGGAGACCATGATCGCGCTGCTCGGCGGCACGCTCGCGGCCGGCTCGCACGCCGGCAAGGCAGGCACGCGTCTCATCGCCAACGCGAGCCCTGAACCGTTCTCGAACTGGATCCTGTCGCTCGCCGAGGACGCGTTCGTGGTCGCGCTGGGTTTCCTGGCGCTGAAATACCCGCTCGCCGCAGGCTTCGTCGTGCTGGTCAGCGTGGTCGTGCTGATCGTGCTCGCCCGCTGGATCGTACGGGCAGTGCGGCAACGCTTCCGCAGACGGGACGGCGGAGCTCCTGGCGGGCACACCCCGGAGTCACAGGAGTCCGGAGTCAACTCGTGA
- a CDS encoding lysophospholipid acyltransferase family protein, producing the protein MTTLVAAVRSLATYVAVASYVVLVGPPALLIAIARGRPLGLYRVADGGVRLGLWLSGMRIEVHHPEYILRDRAAVYAVNHTSNVEPPILYSVLGPLFPRLRILYKAELRKLPILVRAFDIAGFVPLERGNRDQSLPAIERAAEGLREGASFLIFPEGTRSRTGELLPFKKGGFIMALKGQAPVVPVAITGARDALQKGSFIIRPVRIVIRFGPPIETSGLGLPDRDALITHARAAVASLLQQADQAA; encoded by the coding sequence ATGACCACTCTCGTCGCCGCCGTTCGCTCCCTTGCGACCTACGTCGCCGTCGCCTCATACGTGGTGCTCGTCGGACCGCCGGCGCTGCTGATCGCGATCGCCCGCGGCCGGCCCCTCGGGCTCTACCGGGTCGCTGACGGCGGCGTGCGTCTGGGCCTGTGGCTCAGCGGGATGCGCATCGAGGTCCACCATCCCGAATACATCCTGCGCGATCGCGCGGCGGTCTATGCGGTGAACCACACCAGCAACGTCGAGCCGCCGATCCTGTATTCGGTCCTGGGGCCGCTTTTCCCGCGGCTGCGGATTCTCTACAAGGCGGAGCTGCGCAAGCTGCCCATCCTCGTGCGGGCCTTCGACATCGCCGGCTTCGTGCCGCTCGAGCGCGGCAACCGGGATCAGAGCCTGCCGGCGATCGAACGCGCCGCCGAGGGGCTCCGCGAAGGGGCGTCGTTCCTGATTTTTCCCGAGGGCACGCGCAGCCGGACGGGGGAGCTGCTGCCCTTCAAGAAGGGGGGCTTCATCATGGCGTTGAAGGGGCAGGCGCCGGTCGTCCCCGTCGCCATCACCGGCGCCCGTGACGCGTTGCAGAAGGGGAGCTTCATCATCCGGCCGGTGCGGATCGTCATCCGTTTCGGACCGCCGATCGAAACCTCCGGCCTCGGCCTGCCCGATCGCGACGCGCTGATCACGCACGCGCGGGCCGCGGTCGCCTCGCTGCTGCAGCAGGCCGATCAGGCGGCATGA
- a CDS encoding CarD family transcriptional regulator, which translates to MTFQIGDKVIYPNHGLGVVQGIETKTILGTTCGFYHLRMVANETTVLVPVDNVEGVGLRRAITDGEVERLFGLLGDGKIDNHQNWKGRFKDNSDRMRTGSIYDVVEVLKSLTFLARSKNLSFREKRMLDRAKFLVISEISEVAHEKNDMVEQKVDVALERCFTQKTRSIAKAKAAKAVPTTRVTVKRTAKAS; encoded by the coding sequence GTGACATTCCAGATTGGTGACAAGGTCATTTACCCGAATCACGGTCTCGGCGTTGTGCAAGGCATCGAAACAAAAACCATTCTCGGAACGACTTGCGGGTTCTACCACCTGCGCATGGTCGCCAACGAGACCACCGTGCTCGTTCCGGTGGACAACGTCGAAGGCGTCGGCCTCCGGCGTGCGATCACCGACGGCGAGGTGGAACGCCTGTTCGGCCTCCTCGGGGACGGGAAGATCGACAATCATCAGAACTGGAAAGGGCGTTTCAAGGACAATTCCGACCGGATGCGCACCGGCTCCATCTATGACGTGGTCGAGGTGCTGAAGAGCCTCACGTTCCTGGCGCGTTCGAAGAACCTCTCCTTCCGCGAGAAGCGCATGCTCGATCGCGCGAAGTTCCTGGTCATCTCGGAGATTTCCGAGGTGGCCCACGAGAAGAACGACATGGTCGAACAGAAGGTCGACGTCGCGCTGGAACGCTGCTTCACCCAGAAGACCCGCTCGATTGCCAAGGCCAAGGCGGCCAAGGCCGTGCCGACCACGCGCGTGACGGTGAAGCGCACGGCGAAGGCGAGCTGA